The sequence CGGATCAGCCCGCCGCGGTGTCCTCGCTCACGGCTTCCGACGCCGTCGCGGCGGCACGCTTGGCCTGGGTGGTCCGGACCGCGCTCGCGGCGAAGTAGGTGAGCAGCTCCGCGATCTCGACCGGGTCGTCCAGCTGCGGGCAGTGCCCCCAGTCCTCGCGGACCAGCAGCCTGCTGTGCGGCACCAGCGTGTGCAGCTGCCGCCCGGACGCCGCGGTGACGAGCTTGTCCTTGCCGCACGCGACGACCAGCAGCGGGACCTGGACCGAGTCGAGGCGGTAGGCGTCGGCGAGCTCCGCGACGAGCTGCCGGGCCTGCTCCAGCCGGCTCTTGGTCGCGCGGTAGTCCGGGAACAGCGCGGTGAAGCGCTGCACCTGCGTCGCGTCGGCCGCCGTCGAGTCGGCGTAGAGCAGCCGCGGGACGAGCTGCTCGGCGACCTTGCGCACCAGGAAGCCCGGCACCGGGACCGGCAGGGACGAGTACAGCCGCAGGGGCAGCGGGTAGCGCGCCACCGTGCGGATCAGCCACGAGTCGACGAACCCCGGCGCGGCGATCGAGACGACGCCGGAGATCGGCAGCCGGCTGTTCTGCGCCGCGCGCAGGCTCATCGTGCCGCCGAGGGAGTTGCCGGCCAGCACGACCGAGCCGAGCACGGCCTGTTCGCGGACGACGGCGGTGGTGAAGGCGTCGAGCTGCGGCAGCATCGGGCCGGGCCGCAGCGGCTGGGCGTCGCCGAAGCCGGGCAGGTCGACCGCGACGGCCGGGATCCCGGCGGCCGCGAGCTGCTCCAGGGCGGGGCGCCAGGTGTCGGCGCTGTCGCAGTAACCGTGCAGCAGCACCAGACGCGGCGCGGTGGGCCGCAGGTGCCCGGCGGCTCCGCGGCGCCGCAGCGAGCGGCGGGGGAGCTCCGGCTCGGGGCCGGGGTCGCCGACCTCGAGGACGCGGGTGCGGACGCCGGCGTAGCGCCGGAAGGAGACCCGGATCGGGTCCGGATCAGTACTGGACCGGCCGCCCGGTCCAGCCGGTGCGGGCCGCTTCGTTGCGGTCATGTTTACAGATTAGCTTGCCGCCCTTGGGTTTTGGTCGAATTTGGGTGCTAACGACCAGATCTCGATCCGAGTACGTTGACAATTCACCAAGTGGGCGGTACAAGCGGTGACCTGGGCGGGCCGGCGGCCGGTCCGCCCAGGTCAAAGCCTCAGCGGGTGAAAACGATCTTGCCGGCGGTGTCACCTTCGAGCATCGCCTGGAACCCCTTGGCTGCCTCTTCGAACGGCAATTCCTGCCCGATCTGCGGCCGCACGCCGGTCAGGTCGAGGTAGGCGAGCAGGTCGGCGAGCTCGTCGCGGGTGCCCATCGTCGAGCCGGAGACGCGCAGCTGCAGGAAGAAGACGCGCTGCAGCTCCGCGTTCGCGTCCGGGCCGCTGGTCGAGCCGGAGACGACGATGATGCCGCCCGGCTTCAGCGACTTGACCGAGTGCGACCAGGTCGCCTTCCCGACGGTCTCGAACACGGCGTCGACGCGCTCGGGCAGCCGCGCGCCGGACTCGAACGCCTGGTGCGCGCCGAGGCTCGTGGCCAGCGCCCGCTTCTCCTCGGTGCGGCCGGTGACCCAGACCCGGAACCCGGCCGCGCGGCCGAGCTGCACCAGCGCCGTCGACACGCCGCCGGAGGCACCCTGCACGAGCATGGTCTGGCCCGGCCGCAGCCCGGACTTCACGAAGAGCATCCGGTAGGCGGTCAGCCAGGCCGTGCCCATGGTGGCGGCCTCGGCGAAGCTGAGCTCGGCGGGCTTGGGGACGACGTTGCGGGCCGGGACGATCACCTGGTCGGCGAAGGTGCCCTGGTGCTTCTCGGTGAGCAGCGTGCGCTTCGGGTCGAGGGTGTCGTCGCCCTGCCAGCCCGGGGCGTTGATCACGGAGTGGAGGACGACCTCGGAGCCGTCGTCGAGGGTGCCGGCGCCGTCGCAGCCGAGGATCATCGGGAACTGCTCCGGCTTGATCCCGACCCCGCGCAGCGTCCAGAGGTCGTGCATGTTCAGGCTGGCCGCCTTGACGTGCACGCGGACCCAGCCGTCCGGCACGTCGGGTTCGGGTCGCTCGCCGACGACGAGCGAGTCCAGCGGGCTGTCTGCGTTGGGTTCCTGCGCGTACACGGCGAACATGTCCAGCAAGGTACCGCCCCTGGGGCGCGGCGGCAGTAGAGCGCGCGTAGGCTCACACCGTGTTCAACGGGCTTGCCGACTGGTGGGACGGGGTCGAGCTGTGGCTCGCCCAGGCGTGGTTCCCGGTCCAGTTCGTACTGGTCATGGTGGTCGTCGTGCCGCTGTGCCTGGCCGCCGCGTGGGTGCTCGACAAGCTCGTCGGGCTCTTCGCCCGCCGCTTGACCCCGGGGCGTGACGACGACCGCTCCGACGGGTCGGCATAGGCTCGCGAACCATGTTCAACCGAAGGCGGATCACCGCCGCGCTGATCGGGCTCCTCGTGCTGGTGCTGGGGGGCTGGCTGGTCAAGGACGCCGTCGGCGGATCGACGTCTCCGAGCACTTCGCCGAGCACGTCCGCGAGCGCTCCGGCGAAGGGCAGCGCCACCGTTCCCGGGTCCGACTCCGGACTGCCGGTGAAGGCGCTTTCCGCGTTGCCCGCCCAGGCCGCGGACACGTGGAAGCTGATCGAAAAGGGCGGCCCGTACCCGTACCCGCGCAACGACGACGTCGTGTTCGAAAACCGGGAGAAGCGCTTGCCCGGCAAGAAGTCCGGCTACTACCACGAGTACACGGTGAAGACCCCGGGCAGCCCCGACCGCGGCGCGCGGCGGCTGATCACCGGGCAGGCGCACGAGCTGTACTACACCGGCGACCACTACGCGTCGTTCGTCGTCGTGGACCCGGCCCGATGAGCGCGTCGGAGCAGGCGAAGGCCGCCGCCGAGGAAGCGTTCGCCCGGGGCGCGTACCCGCACCTGGTGAACTCGCGGCCCACCGTGGACAAGGCCAGCACGCTGAGCGCGTTCGCCGCCGCACTGTCCTTTCCGGACTACTTCGGGCACAACCTCGACGCGCTCTACGACTGCCTGACCGACCTGTCGTGGCTGCCGCCGGGCGAGCACGTGCTGATCTGGCCGGGCTCGGACGCGCTGCGCAAGGCCGAACCCAAGACGTACCTGGCGATCCGCAGCGTGCTTTCGGACGCGCAGCGCGCACTCGGCCCGAGCGGCCGAAGCGCCGGCTCGTGGCGGCTCACGGTCGTCCTGCCGGACGCCTGAGCGGCGCCCCCGCGCGCTTGACGGCCGGCCCTCGTCCTGGCTTGGTCTCAAGCGCCCCAATGTGGCGTTGGTTGCGTCCAGCGCACCGAATGTGGCGTTCGGTGCGTCTGACGCACCGAACGCCACATTGGGGCGCTTCCCGCGGGCTACGGGTGGCAGGTCACCGGGGGGCGTGGACGTCGTTGCGCGACTGCGTAGGCCGAGCGCAGGTCGGCGATCACCCGGTCCGGCTCGGTGCGCAGGTGGATCGGCAACGTCTGGAGGAAGGTGATCCCGGCCGCGGTGTAGCGGGCGTTCCGGGCGAGGGTGTCGGAGTAGCCGTTCCCGTCACTGTGCCACTTGCGTGAGTCGATCTCCCACGCGAAGGCGACATCGTCGCACCAGGCGTCCGGTTTGGCGATGAACTCGCCGTGCTCATCGAAGACCCGGATGTTCCACGCAGCCGGTGGCAGTCCGGCGAGTTTCCAGATCTCCCAGGCTTCAGCCTCCGCAACCGATTCCGCGCCACCGAGGATCGCTTGGAGAGCTCGCCTGGCCAGCGCCGAACCCCGTTGGCTGCCGAGACGGAGCTCCTTTTCGAGTTGAGCCGGTGTGCAACGCCTGCGTTGCACTGCCTCGGCAAGCAACGCCTGCACGGTATCGAAATCCCGGATGCGGCGTGCCGCGTCGAGCGCTGCACGGTGTACCGGTGCTACAGGCAGGCCGTTTCGCGTGACCGGGGTGGGCAGCCGGGTCGTACGTTCGACGAGGACGAAGCCGCAACTCGTGATCTCACGCTCATCCGGGACGAGGATGTGCACTTCGGCGGGTTCCGGGAAGTCCTGAAGTCCCTGTCTTCGCAGTGCCCAGAGCCCGGTGAGCACCGCGCCACCACCACCGCGGATGAGTGCGGCTCGTAGGCGCTGTTCGTCGGTCGGTTCTGTCGGGTGCAGCAAGATGATTCCCGGCAACAACCGCCGCCACGGGCCGCCGGGCAAGCACCGGCGATAGACGCTGCTGCGTTGCATGCCGATCTCTTCGAGATCGGCGGTTCGCACGACATCCGGAGTGTTTTTGTGACCGGCAACCAGTGGGTGCCGTGTCCAGGTTCCCCTCTTCACGCATCGAGGATTGGCGCCTCGTCGGTGAAAGGCCAGCTCATGGCGTTGCGAACGGTCCGTTGGTGACGCGATCGGCCAGAATTCAGCCGTTCGTGCGCGCCCAGCTCAAGCGCCCCAATGAGGTTTTCTCAGTAGCGGTGTGGTTCCGCGAATAGGCGTGGGGCCCCTGGTAGGACTGGATTTGCGAAGATCAAGTCCGAGGTTCCAGAGGCCCCACGTGATCAATTATGGCGCCACCCTCGACGTGGCGCGCGAGCTGGTCTGGTTCGTTGCCCGTGTCCTGCAGACCGAGCGGCTGCGGCGCGGCACCCGCCGCGGCCGGCGCGCCCTGACCCCCTACCGGCACGCGGTCCTGGCGCTGCGCTGGTTCCGCGACGCCACCCCCGTGCACCGGCTGGCCACCGACCACCACATCAGCACCGCCACCGCCTACCGCTACCTGCACGAAGCCATCACCGCCCTCGCCGCCCAAGCCCCGGACCTGCACCAAGTCCTGGCCGACCGCCGCGCCCGGGGTGACACCCACGTGATCCTCGACGGCAGCCTCATCTCCTGCGACCGGGTCGCGGCGACCACGACCAAAACCAAAGGCAAGAACCGCGGCCGGACCGTGCACCTGTGGTACTCGGGCAAACACCGAGCCTTCGGCGGAAACATCCAGTTCCTGGCCAGCGCCGACGGATTCCCGCTGTGGGTCTCCCCGGTGCTGCCCGGCTCCCGCAACGACCTCTCCGCCGCCCGCGACCTCGACATCATCGGCGCGTTAACCGCCGCCGCAGCCCACGGCCTGCCCACCCTGGCCGACAAGGCCTACCACTCCGCCGGCATCGGCATCTACACCCCGGTCAAGAAAGCCGCCGGCCAACCACCCCTCCACCTCCGCCAACGGGTCTACAACCAGCTGCAATCCCGAGCCCGCGCCCTCGGCGAACGCGCCATGGCCATCCTCAAAACCCGCTGGTCAGCCCTACACCGCATCAGCCTCTGCCCACACCGCATCGGCACCATCGTCCAAGCAGCCCTCGTCCTCACCCACCACGAACACCACGGACGCTACTGAGAAAACCTCAATGTGGCGTTCGGTGCGTCCAACGCACCGAACGCCACATTGGGTGCGTCTGACGCAACCAACGCCACATTGGGGCGCTTCAGTCCTGCGGGACCCAGTTCGGCTTGCGCTTCTGGGCGAAGGCCAGGATGCCCTCCTGGCCTTCCTCGCTCGCGAAGAACTTCGCCGACAGGCCGAGCATCTCCTCGAAGCCCTCCGAAGGCGTCGCGAACCGGGGGCGGCTCAGCAGGGCCTTCGTCTCGGCCAGCGCCTTCGGCCCGCCCGCCGCGAGCGCCTTGACGAAGCGGGTCACCTCGGCGTCGAGCTCGGCGGCCGGGACCGCCGAGTTGAGGAGGCCGATCTCGACCGCGCGGCGGGCGTCGAACGTGTCGCCGGTCAGGAACAGCTCGTGGGCCGCGCGCGGGTTCAGCCGCGGCAGGACCGTCAGGGAGATGATCGCCGGGACCACGCCGATGCGGACCTCGGAGAAGGCGAACGTCGCTTCCGGGACCGCCACCGCGATGTCGCACGCCGCCACCATGCCGATGCCGCCGGCGCGGGCGGGGCCGGC is a genomic window of Amycolatopsis lexingtonensis containing:
- a CDS encoding alpha/beta hydrolase, whose amino-acid sequence is MTATKRPAPAGPGGRSSTDPDPIRVSFRRYAGVRTRVLEVGDPGPEPELPRRSLRRRGAAGHLRPTAPRLVLLHGYCDSADTWRPALEQLAAAGIPAVAVDLPGFGDAQPLRPGPMLPQLDAFTTAVVREQAVLGSVVLAGNSLGGTMSLRAAQNSRLPISGVVSIAAPGFVDSWLIRTVARYPLPLRLYSSLPVPVPGFLVRKVAEQLVPRLLYADSTAADATQVQRFTALFPDYRATKSRLEQARQLVAELADAYRLDSVQVPLLVVACGKDKLVTAASGRQLHTLVPHSRLLVREDWGHCPQLDDPVEIAELLTYFAASAVRTTQAKRAAATASEAVSEDTAAG
- a CDS encoding quinone oxidoreductase family protein — its product is MFAVYAQEPNADSPLDSLVVGERPEPDVPDGWVRVHVKAASLNMHDLWTLRGVGIKPEQFPMILGCDGAGTLDDGSEVVLHSVINAPGWQGDDTLDPKRTLLTEKHQGTFADQVIVPARNVVPKPAELSFAEAATMGTAWLTAYRMLFVKSGLRPGQTMLVQGASGGVSTALVQLGRAAGFRVWVTGRTEEKRALATSLGAHQAFESGARLPERVDAVFETVGKATWSHSVKSLKPGGIIVVSGSTSGPDANAELQRVFFLQLRVSGSTMGTRDELADLLAYLDLTGVRPQIGQELPFEEAAKGFQAMLEGDTAGKIVFTR
- a CDS encoding ribonuclease domain-containing protein, which produces MFNRRRITAALIGLLVLVLGGWLVKDAVGGSTSPSTSPSTSASAPAKGSATVPGSDSGLPVKALSALPAQAADTWKLIEKGGPYPYPRNDDVVFENREKRLPGKKSGYYHEYTVKTPGSPDRGARRLITGQAHELYYTGDHYASFVVVDPAR
- a CDS encoding barstar family protein, with amino-acid sequence MSASEQAKAAAEEAFARGAYPHLVNSRPTVDKASTLSAFAAALSFPDYFGHNLDALYDCLTDLSWLPPGEHVLIWPGSDALRKAEPKTYLAIRSVLSDAQRALGPSGRSAGSWRLTVVLPDA
- a CDS encoding transposase family protein, producing MINYGATLDVARELVWFVARVLQTERLRRGTRRGRRALTPYRHAVLALRWFRDATPVHRLATDHHISTATAYRYLHEAITALAAQAPDLHQVLADRRARGDTHVILDGSLISCDRVAATTTKTKGKNRGRTVHLWYSGKHRAFGGNIQFLASADGFPLWVSPVLPGSRNDLSAARDLDIIGALTAAAAHGLPTLADKAYHSAGIGIYTPVKKAAGQPPLHLRQRVYNQLQSRARALGERAMAILKTRWSALHRISLCPHRIGTIVQAALVLTHHEHHGRY
- a CDS encoding enoyl-CoA hydratase family protein — translated: MADELVHYDVVGGTATITLDSPHNRNALSAQLRRELSDSLTKAATDDAVRVIVLTHTGPVFCAGMDLKEARGGSAGDQGVNEFPKILEQLWTSPKPVVARLAGPARAGGIGMVAACDIAVAVPEATFAFSEVRIGVVPAIISLTVLPRLNPRAAHELFLTGDTFDARRAVEIGLLNSAVPAAELDAEVTRFVKALAAGGPKALAETKALLSRPRFATPSEGFEEMLGLSAKFFASEEGQEGILAFAQKRKPNWVPQD